The Paenibacillus tianjinensis genome has a window encoding:
- a CDS encoding LacI family DNA-binding transcriptional regulator, with product MVKKRITSHDVAKLAGVSRSVVSAVLNNTPGIGVSAETRETVLSAIRELNYHVDAQARSMKTGRSMTLAAYGDTRHPLFMRLLEGMQQECEASGYHILLCSPGQRNSGDARNELLDLYHQRKIDGIVTLDDTSYRNREWALKVKETGVPYVSVEGYDGTEGIYSILADYRGSVGMALDYMLAGDPAGTTAPVYAEVFHSSAGSRVIWAERNRRDAYTEWCNLHGMKPSVSRHEEKEGRVEWQEWLSQLGEAGGELPPVLVNWSSAVPDLYRAAHRLDLRIGKDLRIMAADNTIQGHRLSLPSLSCVEIPYVGMGQEAVRCVLKQIGQGPGTPGKLWLPALLRPGESA from the coding sequence ATGGTCAAAAAAAGAATCACTAGTCATGATGTAGCTAAGCTTGCCGGTGTATCCCGCAGTGTGGTATCTGCCGTGCTGAACAATACGCCTGGAATCGGGGTCAGTGCCGAAACACGTGAAACTGTGCTGTCCGCCATCCGTGAGCTGAACTATCATGTGGATGCCCAGGCGCGCAGTATGAAGACAGGCCGCAGTATGACTCTTGCTGCATACGGTGATACACGCCATCCGCTGTTCATGCGGCTGCTTGAGGGGATGCAGCAGGAATGTGAAGCCAGCGGCTATCACATATTGCTCTGCTCACCCGGCCAGAGAAATTCCGGAGACGCGAGAAACGAACTACTGGATCTCTACCATCAGAGGAAGATCGACGGTATCGTAACACTGGATGACACCAGCTACCGGAACAGAGAGTGGGCCCTCAAGGTGAAGGAAACGGGTGTGCCCTATGTCTCTGTGGAAGGGTATGACGGAACGGAGGGAATCTATTCCATTCTGGCCGATTACCGGGGCAGTGTGGGGATGGCGCTGGATTACATGCTTGCGGGAGATCCTGCCGGGACAACCGCTCCGGTATATGCCGAGGTCTTCCATAGCTCCGCTGGGAGCCGTGTCATTTGGGCAGAGAGGAACCGGAGGGATGCCTATACAGAATGGTGTAACCTGCATGGGATGAAGCCATCAGTCTCCCGTCATGAGGAGAAAGAAGGAAGGGTGGAATGGCAGGAATGGCTGTCGCAGTTAGGTGAAGCCGGCGGAGAGCTGCCTCCAGTGCTGGTGAACTGGTCCAGTGCTGTTCCCGACTTGTACCGGGCGGCTCACCGCTTAGACCTGCGGATCGGTAAGGATCTGCGGATCATGGCTGCGGACAATACAATCCAAGGCCACAGGCTTAGCCTGCCATCCTTGAGCTGTGTAGAGATTCCTTATGTCGGCATGGGGCAAGAAGCGGTCCGCTGTGTACTGAAGCAGATCGGGCAAGGGCCGGGAACGCCGGGCAAGCTGTGGCTGCCGGCGCTTCTAAGACCGGGAGAAAGTGCGTAA